GTCCCCGTGGCCTTGATGATGTCGCGCAGGCCGTTGTGCCCGCCGTGCCCGCCACTGCCCTTCAGGCGGACGGTGTCGAACGGCAGGTCCAGCTCGTCGTGCACGACGACGAGGTCGGCCGGGGTGGCGCTGTAGAACCCGAGCACGCTCGAGACCGGGCCACCCGAGGTGTTCATGAACGACCCGGGCTTGGCGAGCACCAGGCGGGGTCCCCCGGGAACCAGGCGCCCCTCGGCGACCTGGTTCGGGGTCTTGTGCTTCTTGAACGTCGCCCCCATGCGGGCGGCGAGTTCGTCGAGGACCATCTGGCCGACGTTGTGACGGTTGCCCGCGTAGCCGGGCCCGGGGTTCCCGAGCCCGACCACGACGAGCGTCTTGCCTGTCATCAGCGTCGGCCAGATGTCCGCGAAGGGGTGTTACTCGCCGTCGACCGGGGCGGAGCCGCCCTCGGCACCGGCCTCGGCGCCCGCCTCGGCAGCGGCCTCGTCGGCGGCGTCGTCGTCGGCGGTGCCACGCGGGGTGACGATCGCGACGACGAGTGCCTCGGCGTCGGTCTCGAGCTCGGCGCCCTCGGGGAGCTGGAGCTGCGAGGCGTGGATCTGCGTGCCGTCCTCGAGGCCCTCGACGTCGACGACGACGTGCTCGGGGATGGAGGTGGCGAGCACCAGGAGCGAGACCGTGTTGAGGTCCTGCACGTGGATGGTGCCGGAGAAGGACTCGCCCTCGACGACGACGGGCACGTCGACCGTGACCTTCTCGCCGCGGCGCAGGACCACGAGGTCGATGTGCTCGATGATCTGGCGCACCGGGTCACGCTGGACGTCCTTGACGAGGGCGAGCTGGGCCGCACCCTCGATGTCGAGGTCGACGACCGCGTTGGCCGTACGGACGAGCAGCATGGTCTCGTGGCCGGGCAGCGTGATGTGCTTCGGCTCGGTGCCGTGGCCGTAGACGACCGCGGGGATCTTGTCGGCGGCACGGAGCTTGCGAGCAGCGCCCTTGCCGAACTTGGTGCGGACTTCCGCTGCGAGCTTGGTGTAGTCGGCCATGGTGTCTCCTGGTCTCGGGGACGACACCGGGGTGCCGGCATCGTGGGGGTCTGTGGTGTTGCAACTCGAACGCGTGCACGCGTGAGGAACGTTCCCAAGCTGGGCCGGGTCTCCCACCGCGTCGATCACGGCCGCGCATGCGCGGCCCTCGCCGAAGTCAGTCACCGAGTCTAGCAGGACCGATCCGGGCGTGTCGCACCGTGCCCTGGACGTCGGTACAGGCGGCCTGGAGGCGCGGTGCGGGCCCGCACCGCGCCTCCAGGACGCAGGTGGTCGCGTCAGTGGCCCGCCGCTTCGGCGCCCTTCGGCACCTTGAGGAAGGACAGCACCACGAACGCGAGCACGTAGAGGCCGACGAACGTCCAGACGACGCCGCCGGGGCCACCCCAGGGCAGCACGGCGCTGACGACGGCGTTGCCGAGGAACGTCGCACCACCCGCTGCGGTGGCGTACATGGCCATCGCGGCGCCGCGGCGCTCCTCGCCGGCGAAGGCGGGGACGATCGCGCCCATCGGCGTGAACCCGGCGAGCATGATGCCGAAGACGGTGCCGGCGGCGGTCGCCAGCCAGAAGCCCCACTCGGAGCCGGCCGGCACGAGGTGCGGGACGTACCACCACGCGAGCAGGCCGATCGCCGAGGCGCCGATGCCGAACCACTTCACGGTGCGGATCCAGCCGATGCGGTCGCCGAGGGCGCCGAAGAACGCGTTGAACAGGATGTTTCCGGCGTAGACGATCACGGTCATCGTCAGCCACTTCGACTGCCCCCAGCCGAGCTCCGTGCCGATGATCGCGGGCATGATCACGAACATGCCGAACTCCGGGGCGGTGTTCACGAGCCGGATGAGGACCGCGAGCAGGACCTTCGGGCGCTTGACGCAGACCTCGATGCCGCTCGCGATCACCCGGGCGGCGGAGTGCGAGCGCGGCGCGATCCGACCGAGGCCCGTCGGCTCGTGCACGCCGAACCGGACGATCGCCCAGCCGACCGCGACGAGGAGCAGCGACAGCGCCATCGACCAGGTCTCCCCGGTGTGGCCGCCGCCGAACGCGGGGATGGTGCCGATCGCGATGAGCGAGCCGAGCGTCGGCAGGCCGCCGGTGAACACGACGTAGAACCAGCCGACGGCGGTGGCGTTCCGCTCGCGAGCGACCGTGTGGTTCACCCAGCAGAGGAACGAGAACGCGAACAGCGGGAAGCCGAGGCCCCGCAGGAAGTACGTCAGCGCGATGAGGCCGACCGACCCGGTGGGCAGCGCCGCGAGGAACGCGACCTGGAACACGACCCAGAGCACGGCGCCGATGGTCATCACCCGGCGCGGGCCCCAGAGCTCGGACAGCACGCCGGCGAAGTACGACGCGACGAGGACCGCGACGCCGTAGAGGCCGATCACCATCGCGGCGCTGTCGACCCCGCCGGAGCCGAGCGCCGCCGCGATGTGCGGGGAGATGAAGTTCGACTCGATGCCGTCGCCGGTCATGAAGACCAGCACGCCGAGGAAGCCCCAGCGCAGCGGGTGCGGGATGCCGAGGCGGGCGAGGAGTCCCTCGCGGGCGGCGGCGGCCGGCGGTGGCGCGGCGGTGCCGGACTCGGGAGCGGTGACGCCGTTCGGCGGCGTGAGGGTGGTGGTGCGGGCGGTGCGGGGTTCCGACATGTGTCGTCTCTCCTGGAGGGGCCCCGGAGTGCTCGACCCGGCATCGCGGCATGTCTCCGGGGTGCGCCGCGCGCCGTGCAGCCCCTCGCCCGCGCAGTGGCTGCGGGCGGGGTGCTGCGTCGGCGATGATGCGAGTCCTGTACCCGAGCCGCCCGGTGCTGTCGTCGGGGCGGACCCGGCGGACCATCGCCGGCCCGAAGCATGGTGCCCGAGATTAGACCGCTCCAACGCAGTCCGTCAAGAACGACAACTGTTGGGTAACGATGTGGGCTCAGGGGCCGCTCGAGGGGTACTGGTCAGTCCGTGTCGGACGGGCTCCGGTCAGCGGCCGACCTCGCGTCGGTGGTGCTGGGCGGCCGCGAGGAGCTCGCGGGCTCGGTCGCTCGTGGTCTCGGCGTCGTCGCGGGCGTGTTCGAGTCGCGTGACCTCGGCGGTGGCCTCGGCGAGCTGGCGTTCGAGGTCGGCCCGGCGGTCCTCGGCGGTCGCGAGGGCGTCCTCGGCCGCGTCGAGTGCGGCGTCGGCGTCGCGGGACTCCGTCCGTGCGGCCGTCTCGGCCTCGCGCGCTGCGCGGCGTTCGGCGGCCGGGTCGGTCTCGGGTGAGGAGTCCGGCGCAGTCTCGCGCTCGCGGTCCGGCATACGGTCCGGCTCGCTGTCCGGCTTGCGTTCGGGCTTGTGGTCCGGCTTGCGTTCGCGCTCGCGGTCCGGCTTGCGTTCGGGCTTCCGGGAGGCGCGGGTCGTCCCCGCCGCGCGTCTCCCCTCCGTGATGGGGATCGGCGCCGCGCCGCTCCCCGACCACGCATCGGGCACCGCATCCGGATCGGCGAGCGCCCCGTCGAGGTCCACGTCGTCGAACCCGGCGCTCTCGAGCGCGCGGACGAGGAGCCCGGAGCGCACCGCGGCACCGGCGTGCGGGTCCGCCATCGCGGCCTCGATCGTCGCCCGCACCTGGTCGAGCACGGCCGGCGTCACCGGGTGCCCGGCATCGGACGCGAGGTCGGCACCGGCCTGCGTGAGCGCGTCGACCACGCCCGCTCGCTGACGCCGGAGCTTCCGGATGACGGCCGGGTCGGCGTCCGCCTGTGCCTGCCGGATGGCGGGTCCGAGGTCGACGGCCTCGTCCAGTGCGCCCTCGTGCGCCAGCAGGTCGATGACCCACGCGGCGGGCGCGGGCTTCCGGAGGCCGCCGATCGCCGTCGCGAGCGCACGGTCGTCCTTCCGGACCGCCCGCTGACGCGCGGTCCGCTCGGCGACGAAGTCCGCGGGCGCGACGAGGAGCAGTTCCCTCGCCACGTCCGCGAACCCCATGCGGCCCAGCTTGCCCGCTACCAGTCGTGGACGGTGCCGTCGGCGAGGCGGTTGAAGGGCAGGTACGCCTGCTCGTAGGGGTACTTGCCGGCTTCGTCGACGTCGAGCGAGACCCCGAGGCCCGGCTCGTCGCCGGGGTGCAGGTACCCGTCGGTGAAGGTGAAGGTCTGCCGGAACACCTGGTTCGTCTTCGGGCCGTGCTGCATGTACTCCTGGATGCCGAAGTTGTGGATCGCCAGCCCGAGGTGCATCTGCGCCGCGAGGCCCACCGGCGAGATGTCGGTCGGCCCGTGGAACCCGGACTTGATCTGGTACATCGCGGCGTAGTCCATCGTCTTCTTCAGCGGGGAGATGCCGCCCATGTGGGTCACGGCGCCGCGGACGTAGTCGATGAGCTGGTCGCGGATGATGTCCTTGAAGTCCCAGATCGTGTTGAAGACCTCGCCGATCGCGAGCGGCGTCGTGGTGTGCTGCCGGACGAGCTTCAGGGCCTCTTGGTTCTCGGCCGGGGTGCAGTCCTCGAGCCAGAACAGGTCGTACGGCTCGAGCGACTTGCCGAGCTTCGCCGCCTGCAGCGGGGTCATCCGGTGGTGGCCGTCGTGCAGCAGGGGCAGTTCGGGGCCGAACTCGTTCCGGACGGCCTCGAACACGGTGGGCACGTGGCGCAGGTACGCCCGGGTGTCCCAGTCCTCCATCGCGGGGAACGCACCGCGCTGCGCGGGCTCGAAGTCGTAGCGGACGCCCTCGTTCCCCGTCGTCGTCTTGTTCGAGGCGATGCCGTAGATCGACTCGAGGCCGGGGACGCCCGTCTGCACGCGGATCGAGCGGTAGCCCTCGGACTGGTGCTCACGGATGGAGTCGAACAGCTCCGGCAGCTCCTTGCCCGAGGCGTGGCCGTACGCCATCAGCCCGGTCCGGGAGGCGCCGCCGAGCAGCTGGTACACGGGCATCCCCGCGACCTTGCCCTTGATGTCCCAGAGCGCCATGTCCACCGCGGCGATCGCGGCCATGGTGACCGGACCCCGCCGCCAGTACGACGAGCGGTAGAGGAACTGCCAGGCGTCCTCGATCCGGCTCGCGTCGCGGCCGACCAGCAGCGGCACGACGTGCTCGGCCAGGTAGGTGGCGACGGCGAGCTCACGACCGTTCAGGGTGGCGTCGCCCAGCCCGGTGACGCCGTCGGCGGTGGTGAGCTTCAGCGTCACGAAGTTGCGGTTCGGACTCGTGACGATGACCTCGGCGCGGTCGATCAGTTGCCCACGGTCGGCCGACGCCCACGTGTCCGGACGTCCGGCGGTGGGGTCGGTCGCCGCGCCGGCGTCAGTCGCACCCGGCACCGGGGCCGCGGGGTTCGTCGTGGTGTCGGTCATGCGTGGACTCCTTCGTCGGTTCTCGTGCGCTCCGCGGTGTCCCGCGCGGCACGGATGCGGTCGGCCGCGGCGGTGATCGCCGCGACGACGGGGGTGGTGTCGAGGTCGGGGGCGATGACGCGCAGCACGTCGTGCACGTCCGAGTCTGCCCCGGGCGCTCCGTCGTCGCTCACCAGGTCGGGCTGCTCGGTCAGGTGCAGCCACCACGCCGCGATGGCGGTCGCGGCACCGGGACCGATGCCCGCGGACGGGTCGCGGTCCAGCCGGTGCCGGAGCACGTCGACCACGCGGACGGGGAGCTTCTCGGAGCCGCCGGCGGCGATCTGCCGGAGGGTGTGCCGGATCCGGGGGTTCGCGAACCGGTCGACCAGGGCGTCGCGTGCCGCGGCGACCTCGGCTTCGGGCAGCGGGAGCTCGAGCGCCGCTTCGTCCCAGAGCTGCTCGACGGCCGCCCGGCAGACTGGGTCGCCCATCGCGGACGCGACCGTGTCGTGGCCGAGCTGCAGGCCGAGGTACGCCAGCAGTGAGTGGGACCCGTTCAGGAGCCAGAGCTTCCGCTGCTCGTACGGGGTGACGTCGTCGACGATGCGGACGTCGGCGGTCTCCCACGCCGGGCGGTCGATCCCCGCGAAGCCGTCCTCGAGCACCCACTCCGCGAAGGGTTCGGTGACCACGGGCACCCGGTCGCCGTCGAGCGCACCGGGGAGCTCCGCCAGCGCCGCCACGTCGTCGTCGGTCGTGGCCGGGGTGATCCGGTCGACCATCGACGAGGGGAACGAGACGTTCGCGTCGACCCAGTCCTGCAGCGCCGGGTCGGACACGGCGGACGTCACCGCGTCACGGAGCACGTCACCGTTGTGGGTCAGGTTGTCGAGGCTGATGAGCGCGATGCGCCCCGACCCCGCGGCGCGGCGGGCCTCGAGCCCCTCGACCAGGCGGGCCGGGACGTCGGAACCGGACCGGTAGCCCTGCTCGGTGACCGTCAGCGTGACGACGGTGGTCGCCGGGGACGCGACCACGTGCCTCCAGGTCGAGGAGTCGCTGCCCGGGTGGGCGGCCACGATCGTGTCGACCACCTCGGCGTCGTCGCCCGAGGCGGCCCGGGTGACGAGCGTGTACCGGCACCCCTGGGCGTCCAGCGCGTCGGCCGTGTCCGGCGAGCGTCCGGTGAAGGCGGTGATGCCCCACGGCTCGCCGTCGGCGTGCGCCGTGTACCAGGCGAGGTGGGCGCGCGCGAACGCACCCACCCCGAGGTGCACGATGCCGGGTCGGCGATCGGTCATGCCGACACCGGTACGAGGGACCGCAGGTACGCCAGGTTGTCGGCGGTGCGGGCCTCGAGCGGGAGGTCGGTGGAGAAGTCCTCGATCGTGACCCAGCCGTCGTAGCCGACCTGGCGGAGCGCGTCGAGGTACTCGGAGACGGACGCCTGGCCGGTGCGCAGCGGTGCCCACTCGTTCTGCCAGATCGTGCTGCCGTCGGCCCGGGTGTCGCCGGTGTCGACCCAGCGGGCGTTCTTCACGTGCGCGTGGGCGAGGTACGGGCCGAGGAGCTCGAACGCGGCGAGGTGGTCCTCGTGTCCCTCGATCACGAGGTTGCCGAGGTCGTGGATGACGCCGACGTGCTCCGGGTCGAGGCCGTCGACGAGCCGGAGCGCCGCCGACGCCGAGGGCGTGATCGTCATGTGGTGCAGCTCGACGAGCGCCTTGACGCCGAGCTCGGTCGCCCGGGCCACGGCCCACTCGAGGTCGGCGCGGGTGCGGTCGAAGATCTGCGTGTAGGTCTCGCCGGTGCGCTCCTTCTCCTGCCGGTACATCGGCATCGAGACGCGGACCTGCCGGGCGCCGAGCTCGCTCGTGACGCGGAGCATGGTGTCGACGCCGTCACGGTTCGACGCCTGCTGGTACCCGCCGATGCCGGAGTACTCCAGCCCGGCGGCGTCGGTGGTGCGGGCGATCTCGCCGACCTGGTCCTCGATGCCGGTGAACTGCCACGTGGAGTTGTTGCCGGCCCAGAACGAGCGCCCGGCGGGCACAGCCTCGCCGGAGGCCGGACGGTCGTCGACGATGCGCCACTCGATGCCGTCCCAGCCCTGCTCGGCGAGCGTCTGCGCGGCCTGTGACGGGGTCCAGTCGGGGGTGGAGGCGGTGAACACGGAGAACTTCATCGGGTGGCTCCTTCTGCTGCGGGTGCGCCGACGACGGGGACGACGTCGTCGTACGCGCCCTCGATCACGTCGTCGATCCGGACGGGCTTGCCGAGCGTCGCGCTGACGTAGAGGCCGCGGACGGTGGCGAGGGACACGAGGGCCGCGTCGACCGTGACGCCGGGTTCGCGGCCGTCGCGGATCGCCTCGACGATGTCGGTGTACTGCCGGGCGTGACCGGCGGCGAAGTGGTCGGGTTCGGCCGGACCGCCGACGACGTGCTCCGGCGGGACGACCTCGTCCTTCTGGTCGACCGCACCGGCGACCGCCGTGGCGTTCGCGGTGGTGGACGCGGACTCGAGCGTCGCAGCGTCG
The sequence above is a segment of the Curtobacterium sp. BH-2-1-1 genome. Coding sequences within it:
- the pth gene encoding aminoacyl-tRNA hydrolase: MTGKTLVVVGLGNPGPGYAGNRHNVGQMVLDELAARMGATFKKHKTPNQVAEGRLVPGGPRLVLAKPGSFMNTSGGPVSSVLGFYSATPADLVVVHDELDLPFDTVRLKGSGGHGGHNGLRDIIKATGTNEFTRVRIGIGRPPGRQDPADYVLRDFSPTEKKTLPNLLADGADAVEAIADLGLLAAQQRVHAPS
- a CDS encoding 50S ribosomal protein L25/general stress protein Ctc, whose amino-acid sequence is MADYTKLAAEVRTKFGKGAARKLRAADKIPAVVYGHGTEPKHITLPGHETMLLVRTANAVVDLDIEGAAQLALVKDVQRDPVRQIIEHIDLVVLRRGEKVTVDVPVVVEGESFSGTIHVQDLNTVSLLVLATSIPEHVVVDVEGLEDGTQIHASQLQLPEGAELETDAEALVVAIVTPRGTADDDAADEAAAEAGAEAGAEGGSAPVDGE
- a CDS encoding RbtT/DalT/CsbX family MFS transporter, whose product is MSEPRTARTTTLTPPNGVTAPESGTAAPPPAAAAREGLLARLGIPHPLRWGFLGVLVFMTGDGIESNFISPHIAAALGSGGVDSAAMVIGLYGVAVLVASYFAGVLSELWGPRRVMTIGAVLWVVFQVAFLAALPTGSVGLIALTYFLRGLGFPLFAFSFLCWVNHTVARERNATAVGWFYVVFTGGLPTLGSLIAIGTIPAFGGGHTGETWSMALSLLLVAVGWAIVRFGVHEPTGLGRIAPRSHSAARVIASGIEVCVKRPKVLLAVLIRLVNTAPEFGMFVIMPAIIGTELGWGQSKWLTMTVIVYAGNILFNAFFGALGDRIGWIRTVKWFGIGASAIGLLAWWYVPHLVPAGSEWGFWLATAAGTVFGIMLAGFTPMGAIVPAFAGEERRGAAMAMYATAAGGATFLGNAVVSAVLPWGGPGGVVWTFVGLYVLAFVVLSFLKVPKGAEAAGH
- the manD gene encoding D-mannonate dehydratase ManD — translated: MTDTTTNPAAPVPGATDAGAATDPTAGRPDTWASADRGQLIDRAEVIVTSPNRNFVTLKLTTADGVTGLGDATLNGRELAVATYLAEHVVPLLVGRDASRIEDAWQFLYRSSYWRRGPVTMAAIAAVDMALWDIKGKVAGMPVYQLLGGASRTGLMAYGHASGKELPELFDSIREHQSEGYRSIRVQTGVPGLESIYGIASNKTTTGNEGVRYDFEPAQRGAFPAMEDWDTRAYLRHVPTVFEAVRNEFGPELPLLHDGHHRMTPLQAAKLGKSLEPYDLFWLEDCTPAENQEALKLVRQHTTTPLAIGEVFNTIWDFKDIIRDQLIDYVRGAVTHMGGISPLKKTMDYAAMYQIKSGFHGPTDISPVGLAAQMHLGLAIHNFGIQEYMQHGPKTNQVFRQTFTFTDGYLHPGDEPGLGVSLDVDEAGKYPYEQAYLPFNRLADGTVHDW
- a CDS encoding mannitol dehydrogenase family protein codes for the protein MTDRRPGIVHLGVGAFARAHLAWYTAHADGEPWGITAFTGRSPDTADALDAQGCRYTLVTRAASGDDAEVVDTIVAAHPGSDSSTWRHVVASPATTVVTLTVTEQGYRSGSDVPARLVEGLEARRAAGSGRIALISLDNLTHNGDVLRDAVTSAVSDPALQDWVDANVSFPSSMVDRITPATTDDDVAALAELPGALDGDRVPVVTEPFAEWVLEDGFAGIDRPAWETADVRIVDDVTPYEQRKLWLLNGSHSLLAYLGLQLGHDTVASAMGDPVCRAAVEQLWDEAALELPLPEAEVAAARDALVDRFANPRIRHTLRQIAAGGSEKLPVRVVDVLRHRLDRDPSAGIGPGAATAIAAWWLHLTEQPDLVSDDGAPGADSDVHDVLRVIAPDLDTTPVVAAITAAADRIRAARDTAERTRTDEGVHA
- a CDS encoding sugar phosphate isomerase/epimerase is translated as MKFSVFTASTPDWTPSQAAQTLAEQGWDGIEWRIVDDRPASGEAVPAGRSFWAGNNSTWQFTGIEDQVGEIARTTDAAGLEYSGIGGYQQASNRDGVDTMLRVTSELGARQVRVSMPMYRQEKERTGETYTQIFDRTRADLEWAVARATELGVKALVELHHMTITPSASAALRLVDGLDPEHVGVIHDLGNLVIEGHEDHLAAFELLGPYLAHAHVKNARWVDTGDTRADGSTIWQNEWAPLRTGQASVSEYLDALRQVGYDGWVTIEDFSTDLPLEARTADNLAYLRSLVPVSA